In the Pseudanabaena sp. PCC 7367 genome, one interval contains:
- a CDS encoding MFS transporter has product MSSTPAKSKETSFLTNTAIASFILAIALALLFLVGLGDAYRNYPNFIVDKLNAQGQVVKNSIETFLNAGLPVEQFSGFTGLTDPLIKSDPDVVLIDVVDLDDQLIFENSKEGYAFDQTSLNKFARSDLQSENSDFRVSEDQRFYRVVLPLSNKFEQVGQLHVLMPKQAINERIRREFSIVAIVSIVAIVIFATFAFFFYKTLSRGGKTRKLMEIVYISLYFLVASAVVIALTLLYSEGIKAKTEAVTFSLSSRLEAAVDLGLDLEDFEGIEETFDNYVRLNPEISFISLREDGELMVSTEEPEIEQALIAAQQNFFEYEVEINPENNPHFQLYAVLVKSPKDILYGRLWRSAKNFVALFVASGFVSIIFLNLLKSFTVNPQPGTGEYEDLQLRRIEPYYFLGAFVDGLSLSFLPQYLEGLAVRSGAEVALVSTQFTLYFLGWGLAMIPAAKLINDRGVKPVLLAVSGASVIIAILMATVNDFYVMYAVRFLAGAVQGILTVGVQSYVLEMASKRKKTQGSAMMVFDYFAGRLSSTAIGALLSVYIGVTGVFWIATVIAMVLVGYGMKFVPQVRPMPLVGGGQAQEVSLEGAQLEESSALMPSPPAELEERSFLQDLIDAIKDFRFLRTLLFIGIPYRAIFTGVTVFAMPLLLDQQGFIAEDIGNIMMFYAAGALAASGIVSRLVDRLGNAHIVLFIGTASSGLGLCLVGLMAWPWILQLDIPFMSAIVVILGVSILGFGHGCINAPSLTFVTQTTKVAEKIGQTTVGSLYRMIERFGQILGPVLVSQLLFVNGKNPLTMSWIGLASVIFGLIFLVGVNNNKPKSEQIY; this is encoded by the coding sequence ATGTCTTCTACTCCAGCCAAGTCGAAAGAAACATCTTTTTTGACTAATACCGCGATCGCTAGCTTCATTTTGGCGATCGCATTGGCATTGCTGTTTCTGGTTGGTTTAGGAGATGCCTATCGCAACTATCCTAACTTTATTGTTGACAAGCTCAATGCCCAGGGACAGGTAGTTAAAAATTCGATCGAGACTTTTCTAAATGCTGGCCTTCCCGTTGAACAATTCTCTGGTTTTACGGGGCTCACCGATCCGCTGATTAAATCAGATCCAGATGTGGTTTTGATTGATGTGGTTGACCTTGATGATCAACTGATTTTCGAAAATAGCAAGGAAGGATATGCCTTCGATCAAACTAGCTTAAATAAATTTGCTAGAAGTGATCTGCAATCTGAAAATAGTGATTTTAGAGTCAGCGAAGATCAAAGGTTTTATCGGGTTGTTTTACCGCTAAGCAATAAGTTTGAGCAAGTTGGTCAGTTACATGTGCTGATGCCAAAACAGGCGATTAATGAACGGATTCGCCGCGAGTTTTCGATCGTAGCGATTGTCAGCATCGTGGCGATCGTGATCTTTGCAACTTTCGCGTTTTTCTTCTACAAAACCCTGTCGAGGGGAGGAAAGACCCGCAAATTAATGGAAATAGTCTATATTTCCCTGTATTTTCTGGTTGCTTCGGCGGTAGTGATCGCCCTAACTTTGCTCTATTCAGAAGGGATCAAAGCCAAAACTGAAGCGGTCACCTTTTCGCTCAGTAGCCGCTTGGAAGCAGCCGTTGATCTAGGTTTGGACCTCGAAGATTTTGAAGGGATTGAAGAAACTTTTGATAATTATGTAAGGCTCAATCCGGAAATTAGTTTTATTTCGTTGCGCGAAGACGGCGAACTGATGGTTAGCACCGAAGAGCCTGAAATTGAGCAGGCCTTGATTGCTGCTCAGCAAAACTTCTTTGAATATGAAGTGGAAATAAATCCGGAAAACAACCCTCACTTCCAGTTGTATGCAGTGCTGGTTAAATCCCCTAAAGATATTCTCTATGGCAGGTTGTGGCGTAGTGCCAAAAATTTTGTGGCTTTGTTTGTGGCCTCTGGGTTTGTCTCGATCATCTTTTTGAACTTACTCAAATCATTTACGGTTAATCCCCAACCTGGCACTGGGGAATATGAAGATCTGCAATTGCGGCGGATCGAGCCCTATTATTTTTTGGGTGCATTTGTAGATGGCCTGAGTCTATCGTTTTTGCCCCAATATTTAGAGGGTTTGGCGGTCAGGTCTGGTGCCGAAGTTGCGCTAGTTTCTACTCAGTTTACGCTTTATTTTCTGGGTTGGGGCTTGGCGATGATCCCGGCAGCTAAGCTGATTAACGATCGCGGTGTTAAGCCGGTTTTGCTGGCGGTTAGTGGTGCCAGTGTGATCATTGCGATTCTGATGGCAACTGTGAATGACTTTTATGTCATGTATGCGGTTAGATTCCTGGCGGGGGCGGTGCAGGGTATTTTGACCGTTGGCGTGCAATCCTATGTTTTGGAAATGGCTTCCAAACGCAAGAAGACCCAGGGCAGCGCGATGATGGTGTTTGACTATTTTGCGGGTAGGCTCTCTAGTACGGCGATCGGTGCGCTTCTCTCTGTTTATATCGGTGTAACTGGCGTGTTTTGGATTGCCACCGTGATTGCGATGGTGTTGGTCGGCTATGGGATGAAATTTGTGCCTCAGGTAAGGCCAATGCCCTTGGTGGGGGGAGGTCAAGCCCAGGAAGTGAGTTTGGAAGGAGCCCAGTTAGAGGAATCTTCAGCTTTGATGCCATCACCACCGGCAGAGTTAGAAGAACGTAGTTTCTTGCAAGATTTGATCGATGCAATTAAGGACTTTCGATTCCTTAGAACCCTGTTGTTTATTGGTATTCCCTACCGGGCGATCTTTACTGGTGTAACTGTATTTGCGATGCCACTGCTACTTGATCAACAAGGATTCATTGCCGAGGACATTGGTAATATTATGATGTTCTATGCAGCGGGGGCTCTGGCTGCCAGTGGCATTGTTAGCCGTCTGGTCGATCGCCTTGGTAATGCGCACATAGTTCTCTTCATTGGCACGGCCAGCAGTGGTTTGGGGCTGTGCCTGGTAGGATTGATGGCATGGCCGTGGATTTTGCAGCTTGATATACCATTCATGTCGGCGATCGTGGTGATCCTAGGGGTGTCGATCTTAGGTTTTGGGCATGGTTGCATCAATGCACCTAGTCTTACCTTTGTGACCCAAACCACCAAAGTAGCCGAAAAAATTGGCCAAACTACGGTTGGCTCTCTCTATCGTATGATCGAACGATTTGGGCAGATCTTAGGGCCAGTGTTGGTAAGTCAATTATTGTTCGTCAATGGTAAAAATCCCCTAACCATGAGTTGGATTGGATTGGCGAGTGTGATATTTGGCCTCATATTTCTGGTTGGGGTGAATAATAATAAGCCAAAGTCTGAGCAGATTTATTAG
- the lysS gene encoding homocitrate synthase, with the protein MTLNQFAIVESTLREGEQFVGANFSSDDKLEIARALDEFGVEYLELTSAAASPKSKRDCQRIAGLGLNTKVLTHIRCHQEDAKIALDAGVDGINLVIGTSYFLREYSHGKDIDTIIELASEVLTFIREQAPEVELRFSTEDSFRSTYEDLSRVYLALDKLGVVDRFGIADTVGVSTPNRVYDLVRMVRAQTDAYIEFHGHNDTGCAIANCYAALDAGATHIDTTVLGIGERNGIAPLAGFIARMYAEDKELIKQKYNLPALAPVHEIVSQKVGLPIPVNHYIVGDCAFNHKAGIHTKAMLNNANAYEIIDPTDFGLNRNIQITHKLTGWHAIANRVSQLGLDLSISKIKTLTKQIKEMADQKDLTLNEVDDLLWAAAQAPNSVPSNRK; encoded by the coding sequence ATGACATTAAACCAATTTGCGATCGTAGAAAGTACCTTAAGAGAAGGCGAGCAGTTTGTTGGTGCTAACTTCTCATCGGATGACAAGCTTGAAATAGCCAGAGCCCTAGATGAATTTGGGGTTGAGTATTTAGAGCTGACCTCGGCCGCGGCCTCTCCCAAGTCCAAGCGCGATTGCCAAAGAATTGCTGGCCTGGGTTTGAATACCAAGGTTCTAACTCACATTCGCTGCCACCAGGAGGATGCCAAGATCGCCCTAGATGCTGGCGTAGATGGGATCAACCTGGTGATTGGCACTTCCTACTTTTTGCGTGAGTACAGTCACGGTAAAGACATTGACACAATTATTGAGCTAGCTTCCGAAGTTTTAACCTTCATTCGTGAGCAGGCTCCTGAGGTTGAGTTGCGTTTCTCCACTGAAGATTCTTTCCGCAGCACCTACGAAGACCTATCGAGGGTCTATTTGGCGTTGGACAAATTGGGTGTGGTCGATCGCTTTGGTATTGCCGATACGGTGGGTGTTAGCACCCCCAATCGAGTCTATGATTTGGTGAGGATGGTACGCGCGCAAACCGATGCCTACATTGAATTCCACGGCCATAATGATACTGGCTGCGCGATCGCTAATTGCTATGCTGCTCTAGATGCCGGCGCTACCCACATTGACACCACTGTATTAGGAATTGGTGAACGCAATGGGATTGCACCGCTAGCAGGGTTTATTGCTCGCATGTATGCCGAGGATAAAGAGCTAATCAAGCAAAAATACAATTTGCCAGCTCTGGCTCCTGTCCATGAAATAGTCTCCCAAAAGGTAGGCTTGCCAATCCCAGTCAATCACTACATTGTGGGCGATTGTGCCTTTAACCATAAGGCCGGCATCCACACCAAAGCGATGCTGAATAACGCTAATGCCTATGAGATTATTGACCCCACTGATTTTGGCCTGAACCGCAATATTCAAATTACCCACAAGCTCACTGGCTGGCATGCGATCGCTAATCGGGTCAGTCAACTTGGTCTGGATCTCAGCATTTCTAAGATCAAGACTTTGACCAAGCAAATTAAAGAGATGGCCGATCAAAAAGACCTTACCCTCAATGAGGTGGATGATTTGCTGTGGGCGGCAGCACAGGCTCCTAATTCAGTTCCTTCTAACCGTAAGTAA
- a CDS encoding TMEM14 family protein, which produces METGTIATFAYGALAIVGGIIGYTKSQSKISLISGSISGILLIVAGVVQLGGQPWGQYLAIGIVGLLIITFIARLIKTGKFMPAGLMIIGGLASLAAILFPILTVAT; this is translated from the coding sequence ATGGAAACAGGTACTATCGCCACCTTTGCCTATGGTGCGTTGGCAATCGTGGGTGGAATTATTGGTTACACCAAGAGCCAGAGTAAAATCTCTTTGATCTCAGGTAGCATCAGTGGCATTTTGTTGATTGTGGCTGGTGTGGTGCAGTTGGGTGGACAACCCTGGGGGCAATATTTGGCGATCGGCATCGTTGGCCTGCTGATCATTACTTTCATTGCGCGGCTGATTAAAACTGGCAAGTTTATGCCGGCGGGCTTGATGATTATTGGTGGCTTGGCTTCCCTGGCGGCGATTTTATTCCCAATTCTAACCGTTGCTACCTAA
- a CDS encoding M23 family metallopeptidase, with protein MSRYLRSRVGTNPIDQINKSEQVSFCSNRSGDGAAKSMIANFLNQAQPIAATQPQWRRLANIFWGSMLAVSGMHGAIAPVYASVFSRPTAADAKPAEQDLEALCGKPTLELVSEHEVAKGESLAAIAQKYNITTATIMGFNPDVRNGRVRAGQKLSIPPTDGIMHNMGNEDNYRVVAKKYGLRADVLFERNGCLQSPKVVFVPGVAWQPNPILPQLPNFARAGELPIFNVGGYPLPRAFPVTSNYGWRTHPITGEAAFHSGIDLGAPRGTPVLATKDGVVEFAGRSGGYGNLIELSHISFGTRYAHLDRILVQHGQPVKKGQQIGTVGSTGRSTGPHLHFEVLAPSISGWAAIDPAPYLSRLAAIISVYIPA; from the coding sequence ATGTCGAGATATTTACGATCGCGGGTGGGGACAAATCCTATAGATCAAATAAATAAATCAGAGCAAGTTAGTTTCTGTAGCAATAGGTCTGGTGATGGAGCAGCCAAAAGCATGATTGCCAATTTCCTAAACCAGGCTCAACCAATCGCAGCTACCCAACCCCAATGGCGCAGATTAGCTAATATCTTCTGGGGCAGCATGTTGGCTGTTAGTGGAATGCATGGAGCGATCGCCCCTGTTTATGCATCTGTCTTTTCCCGTCCTACTGCTGCGGATGCAAAGCCCGCTGAGCAAGATTTAGAAGCATTGTGTGGCAAGCCCACCCTGGAACTAGTGAGCGAGCATGAGGTTGCCAAAGGGGAAAGCCTGGCGGCGATCGCCCAAAAATATAACATTACCACCGCCACAATCATGGGTTTTAACCCCGATGTCCGCAATGGCCGGGTCAGGGCTGGCCAAAAGCTATCGATACCGCCCACTGATGGCATCATGCACAATATGGGCAATGAGGATAACTACCGCGTTGTAGCCAAGAAATATGGACTCAGGGCGGATGTGTTGTTTGAACGCAATGGCTGTTTGCAAAGCCCCAAGGTGGTGTTTGTGCCGGGGGTAGCATGGCAGCCCAATCCAATTTTGCCGCAGTTACCCAATTTTGCCAGGGCGGGCGAATTGCCGATCTTTAATGTGGGTGGTTATCCATTGCCGCGTGCCTTTCCGGTGACATCTAATTATGGCTGGCGCACTCACCCGATCACAGGCGAAGCAGCTTTCCACAGTGGCATTGATCTTGGTGCTCCCAGAGGTACACCGGTGCTGGCTACCAAAGATGGAGTGGTTGAGTTTGCGGGGCGATCGGGTGGTTATGGCAACCTGATTGAACTAAGCCATATTTCCTTTGGGACTCGCTATGCCCACCTCGATCGCATTCTGGTACAACATGGCCAGCCAGTTAAAAAAGGGCAGCAAATTGGTACAGTTGGTTCTACGGGGCGATCGACCGGCCCCCATCTCCACTTTGAAGTGTTGGCTCCGTCGATAAGTGGTTGGGCAGCGATCGATCCGGCTCCCTATCTCAGCCGCCTTGCCGCGATCATTAGTGTTTATATCCCTGCTTAG
- a CDS encoding inositol monophosphatase family protein: MVSQFGNSPDSFNLMDLQKFLDIATIAARTGGAVLKSYWGKLKEIDEKRPGDLITAADRESEEKVLATIQRHLPNHAILAEESGGASLGDHEYLWVVDPLDGTTNFAHQYPFSSVSVGLLIDNQPAVGAIYDPFRDELFFAAQNLGAFCDQGGDRQPIHVANNQTLDRSILVTGFAYDRHKTNDNNYAEFCHFTHLTQGVRRGGSAALDLAYVACGRVDGFWERGLSIWDMAAGIIIAREAGAIVTAYDGSELDLSSGRILATNEHLHGQMVEELAQVRPLTEQFPMRE, translated from the coding sequence ATGGTTTCTCAATTTGGCAACTCACCCGATAGTTTTAACTTAATGGACTTACAAAAATTTCTCGACATCGCCACGATCGCTGCCCGTACTGGCGGCGCTGTGCTTAAGTCCTATTGGGGCAAGTTGAAAGAAATTGACGAAAAACGCCCCGGCGATCTGATCACGGCCGCCGATCGAGAGTCAGAAGAAAAGGTACTGGCCACAATTCAACGGCATTTACCCAACCACGCGATTTTAGCAGAAGAATCCGGCGGGGCTAGTCTGGGCGATCATGAATATTTGTGGGTAGTTGATCCGCTCGATGGCACCACCAATTTTGCCCATCAATATCCTTTCTCTTCGGTTTCAGTTGGCTTGTTAATTGACAATCAACCTGCCGTAGGCGCAATTTATGATCCCTTTCGGGATGAGTTGTTCTTTGCCGCGCAAAACCTGGGCGCTTTTTGTGATCAAGGCGGCGATCGCCAACCAATTCACGTCGCCAATAATCAAACCCTCGATCGCAGCATTCTGGTGACTGGCTTTGCCTACGATCGCCATAAAACCAATGACAATAACTATGCGGAGTTTTGCCACTTTACCCATCTGACCCAGGGGGTGCGGCGCGGTGGTTCGGCAGCGTTGGATTTGGCCTATGTGGCCTGTGGTCGGGTGGATGGCTTCTGGGAGCGGGGCCTGTCAATCTGGGATATGGCAGCAGGAATTATTATTGCCAGGGAAGCCGGGGCGATCGTCACTGCCTATGATGGCTCTGAGTTAGATTTAAGCAGTGGTAGGATTCTGGCCACCAATGAGCATTTACATGGACAAATGGTCGAGGAATTAGCACAGGTCAGACCACTGACGGAGCAATTTCCGATGAGAGAATAA
- a CDS encoding phosphoribosyltransferase-like protein, giving the protein MSDRYQYLLKSIAAIIADYRQDEISCINSSHVDRWVKQFEPFGFDKNAQIVILQQMEYLLSKYYFSRLKVQNLLDGITSSEKIFGSNPLEAISKTKFLQIQSKGNSQNDLLEICNQKLQSKYGLSINECGNDQPEAYIYLDDCLYSGDTATQDIKSWLPDTFSGAKLHMVFFAIHSLGHFYFNKNIESEVQSGGIELRFWRKEEFSNSRWERDKFDCFWPCSSPNDRGNKLVDDYVKQIEARRSASSNPNRPPPIFRPNNVPTEEHVFSSAKSRQVIESAFLKAGAYIVSLPEDPNSSMKPLGYERFHSLGFGALFTTYRNIANNCPLALWWGDPDKPYPLNQWYPLFPRIVNEQANYD; this is encoded by the coding sequence GTGTCTGATCGATATCAATATCTTCTCAAGTCAATAGCCGCAATAATCGCTGATTATCGCCAAGATGAAATTAGTTGCATTAACTCATCTCATGTAGATAGATGGGTAAAGCAGTTTGAGCCATTTGGATTTGATAAAAATGCTCAGATAGTTATTCTTCAGCAAATGGAATATCTATTAAGTAAATATTACTTTTCTCGCTTAAAGGTTCAAAATTTGCTTGATGGGATTACTAGTTCAGAAAAAATATTCGGTTCTAATCCCCTAGAGGCTATATCTAAGACAAAGTTCCTACAAATCCAATCCAAGGGAAATAGCCAGAACGATTTGCTGGAAATTTGCAATCAAAAGCTGCAAAGCAAGTATGGACTAAGTATTAATGAATGTGGCAATGACCAGCCTGAGGCCTATATATATCTTGATGACTGCCTGTATTCTGGTGATACAGCTACTCAAGATATCAAGTCATGGTTGCCTGATACTTTTTCAGGGGCAAAATTACATATGGTATTTTTTGCAATCCATTCTCTGGGACATTTTTATTTCAATAAGAATATTGAGTCAGAGGTTCAATCCGGTGGAATTGAGTTGAGGTTTTGGCGCAAAGAAGAGTTTAGTAATTCTCGTTGGGAAAGGGATAAATTTGATTGTTTTTGGCCATGTAGCTCGCCTAATGATAGGGGTAATAAACTTGTTGATGACTATGTGAAACAAATAGAAGCTCGTCGCAGTGCCTCCAGCAACCCTAATCGTCCACCTCCCATTTTTCGACCTAATAACGTACCAACTGAAGAACACGTATTTTCATCTGCTAAGTCTCGGCAAGTGATCGAGTCTGCATTTCTAAAAGCCGGTGCATATATTGTTTCCTTGCCTGAAGATCCAAATTCAAGTATGAAACCACTAGGTTATGAACGTTTTCACTCATTAGGTTTCGGTGCATTATTTACAACGTATCGCAATATTGCAAACAATTGTCCTTTAGCATTATGGTGGGGTGATCCTGATAAACCATATCCACTGAATCAATGGTATCCATTATTTCCAAGGATTGTAAATGAACAGGCTAATTATGATTAA
- a CDS encoding NADAR family protein: MVVTAKRPESITYQRKDCITFRKTKEKFGGLSNMAGGYPLVVNGLKILSSEALYQACRFPDLPEVQRLIIAQRSPMTAKMKSKPYREQSRSDWEEVRHKVMRWCLQVKLIHNWEKFSNLLLQTGDLPIVEDSRKDDFWGAKPQNGDVLLGRNMLGGLLMQLREQIRRKEITSYSTIEPLTIPNFLLYGKAIASVSVDKYDVFYVALPAIEEFFKEVDREITPKEIAKVFNVPAKLMNRWLNHASRLGKVKKHYKPIRYSSEPQLKLLESLVPQTSKVEG, translated from the coding sequence ATGGTGGTAACTGCAAAGCGTCCTGAATCAATAACATACCAACGGAAGGACTGTATTACTTTCCGCAAGACTAAGGAGAAGTTTGGCGGATTATCTAATATGGCGGGCGGTTATCCATTAGTAGTTAATGGATTAAAAATACTAAGTTCTGAAGCTCTTTATCAGGCATGTAGATTCCCAGACTTACCAGAAGTTCAAAGACTAATTATTGCTCAACGTAGTCCAATGACGGCAAAGATGAAAAGTAAGCCGTATCGTGAGCAATCCCGCTCTGATTGGGAGGAAGTGAGACACAAAGTTATGAGATGGTGTTTGCAAGTCAAGTTGATACATAATTGGGAGAAATTCAGCAACCTACTTTTGCAGACAGGTGACTTACCAATCGTCGAAGATTCAAGAAAAGATGATTTCTGGGGAGCTAAGCCACAAAACGGAGACGTGCTTTTAGGTCGTAATATGCTTGGTGGCTTATTGATGCAATTAAGAGAGCAAATCAGGCGCAAAGAAATCACATCGTATTCTACGATAGAGCCTTTAACTATTCCTAATTTTTTATTGTACGGTAAGGCAATCGCCTCAGTTTCGGTGGACAAATATGATGTCTTTTACGTGGCTTTACCAGCTATAGAAGAGTTTTTCAAGGAAGTCGATAGAGAAATCACCCCTAAAGAAATCGCCAAAGTATTTAATGTTCCAGCCAAATTAATGAATCGGTGGCTGAATCATGCTTCAAGATTGGGAAAAGTAAAAAAACATTATAAGCCGATTAGGTATAGTTCAGAGCCACAATTAAAATTACTAGAATCACTTGTGCCCCAAACGAGTAAAGTAGAAGGCTGA
- a CDS encoding flavodoxin family protein has product MSESPQEQSHPPDDYSDLKALYLNCTLKKSPQPSHTETLIQKSISIMTKNGVQTELVRIVDAGLATGVYPDMTEHGWDSDRWPQLYEKVKAADILIIGTPIWLGQISSVCMQLIERLYAMSGQTNAQGQYAYYGKVGGCLITGNEDGIKHCAMSVLYSLQHIGYTIPPQADAGWIGEAGPGPSYGDDGLGFDNDFTNRNTTFMTWNLLHLGKLLKSIGGIPAYGNQLSEWKAGCRFDFPNPEYRA; this is encoded by the coding sequence ATGAGTGAATCCCCACAAGAACAGAGCCATCCACCAGATGATTATTCTGATCTGAAGGCATTGTATTTAAACTGCACCCTGAAAAAATCCCCGCAACCATCGCATACCGAAACTCTGATCCAAAAGTCGATTAGCATCATGACTAAAAACGGCGTACAAACTGAATTAGTGCGCATTGTTGATGCTGGCTTGGCTACTGGTGTGTATCCCGATATGACTGAGCATGGGTGGGATAGCGATCGCTGGCCACAATTGTATGAAAAAGTTAAAGCAGCGGATATTTTGATTATTGGTACGCCGATCTGGTTGGGGCAAATTTCCTCGGTATGTATGCAATTAATCGAGCGGCTCTATGCGATGTCCGGCCAAACCAACGCCCAGGGGCAATATGCTTACTATGGCAAGGTTGGCGGTTGTTTAATTACTGGTAACGAAGACGGGATCAAACATTGCGCGATGAGTGTGCTCTATTCGCTTCAGCATATTGGTTACACTATTCCGCCCCAGGCAGATGCAGGCTGGATTGGCGAGGCTGGCCCTGGCCCGTCGTACGGTGATGATGGCCTTGGCTTTGACAATGATTTTACCAATCGCAACACCACTTTTATGACCTGGAATCTGCTCCACCTGGGCAAGCTCCTGAAATCGATCGGTGGGATTCCCGCCTATGGCAATCAACTGAGTGAGTGGAAGGCGGGCTGTCGGTTTGACTTTCCCAATCCTGAATACCGTGCTTAG
- a CDS encoding IS630 family transposase (programmed frameshift), whose amino-acid sequence MPKRYIVRLSKEEREELQNLVSTGKAAAYKIKHANILLNIDINGQNWTDAEAAATFSCHRNTVANLRQRLIEGGLESALARKPRQSAPRPHVCDGESEAKLIALRCSEPPAGHARWTLRLLADKAVELEIVPAICHETVRQVLKKNELKPHLRQQYVIPPEQNADFVAHMEDVLEIYHQPYDSKHPVICMDEKPVQLVKQTRIPLPAKSGQPELVDYEYERNGTANIFLFTEPLAGWRKAVVSERRTSVDWAIEIQRLLEQDYADCETVILVCDNLNIHKLASLYQAFAPSTARRLVERLEIHHTPKHGSWLNIAEIELSALTRQCLDRRIPDRETLEQETSAWFIERNHLQKSVDWQFTTADARIRLKRLYPQIES is encoded by the exons ATGCCTAAACGCTATATCGTCCGTTTGAGCAAGGAAGAGCGCGAAGAGCTGCAAAATCTTGTGTCTACTGGTAAGGCCGCCGCCTATAAAATCAAACATGCCAACATTCTGTTAAATATCGATATAAATGGCCAGAACTGGACAGATGCGGAAGCCGCCGCCACCTTTAGTTGCCATCGCAATACAGTAGCCAACCTGCGTCAACGATTGATTGAAGGAGGTTTAGAGTCGGCCTTGGCACGCAAACCTCGCCAAAGTGCGCCACGACCACACGTATGTGATGGAGAGTCGGAGGCAAAGCTAATAGCCTTACGTTGTAGCGAACCACCTGCTGGTCATGCTCGCTGGACATTGCGATTGCTTGCTGATAAAGCGGTGGAGTTAGAAATTGTACCAGCTATTTGTCACGAGACCGTGCGACAAGTGCTGA AAAAAAACGAACTGAAACCACATCTACGTCAACAGTATGTGATTCCACCTGAGCAAAATGCCGATTTTGTTGCTCATATGGAAGATGTACTAGAGATTTATCACCAACCCTATGATTCTAAGCATCCGGTAATTTGCATGGATGAAAAACCGGTGCAATTGGTTAAACAAACACGCATTCCATTGCCGGCTAAATCAGGACAACCAGAGTTGGTAGATTATGAATATGAGCGCAATGGCACCGCTAATATTTTCTTGTTTACAGAACCTTTGGCCGGTTGGCGTAAAGCAGTTGTGAGTGAACGCAGAACCTCAGTTGATTGGGCGATCGAAATTCAACGCTTACTTGAACAAGACTACGCCGATTGCGAGACTGTCATTTTGGTATGTGACAATTTGAACATTCACAAACTTGCCTCGCTCTATCAGGCCTTTGCTCCGTCCACTGCGCGTCGGTTGGTCGAACGGCTAGAAATTCACCATACGCCCAAACATGGAAGTTGGCTAAATATTGCCGAAATCGAGCTGTCTGCACTAACCCGACAATGTCTGGATCGACGGATCCCAGATCGAGAAACTCTTGAACAAGAAACATCAGCTTGGTTCATTGAGCGTAATCATTTGCAGAAGTCGGTAGATTGGCAATTCACAACTGCAGATGCTCGTATTCGCCTTAAGCGACTTTACCCACAAATTGAAAGCTGA
- the mreD gene encoding rod shape-determining protein MreD has protein sequence MLRTLEKLNPRLLRPIGWLVTLGSLFLCLLLMPLRLPGFTLFDLAPNWLLIWLVTWSINKPVVVAAIAGVSVGLLQDAMTIPGDISLAPTRAISMALVAILTALLQKQRYVQEDFVSIALIVFGMSVVSETAIALQLTVLGRDLSQVWLMQQRITLTTAVLNSLWSPALYFPLSRWWRWLEKTAA, from the coding sequence ATGTTGCGAACCCTAGAAAAATTAAATCCGCGATTGCTCAGACCGATCGGCTGGTTGGTGACTCTGGGTTCATTGTTTTTGTGCCTGTTATTGATGCCGCTGCGATTGCCGGGGTTCACGTTGTTTGATCTGGCTCCCAATTGGCTTTTGATCTGGCTGGTGACCTGGAGCATCAATAAACCAGTGGTGGTGGCGGCGATCGCTGGCGTGTCAGTGGGTTTGTTGCAAGATGCGATGACGATTCCTGGCGATATATCCTTGGCACCAACCAGGGCGATCAGCATGGCGCTGGTGGCGATCCTGACCGCGCTGCTGCAAAAACAACGCTATGTGCAAGAGGATTTTGTTTCGATCGCCTTGATTGTGTTTGGCATGTCGGTGGTATCAGAAACCGCGATCGCTTTGCAATTAACCGTACTGGGGCGTGACCTATCCCAAGTCTGGCTGATGCAACAACGCATTACCCTGACCACGGCGGTGTTGAATAGTTTGTGGTCACCGGCGCTCTATTTCCCGCTCAGTCGTTGGTGGCGATGGTTAGAAAAAACAGCAGCTTAA